From the Thalassomonas actiniarum genome, the window AGGAGCCTGGTATAGAGCAAGTAGCAATTCAGGCATAATTTGTCTAAATTGCGATGATAGCGCTAAGGCGTTTTGAGTTAGCAAGCTCAGCGCCTATAACCTTTGTACTTGGTAAGGCATTATATTTTATTGTCAAAGAATAAATACTGTCTATAGGGGCGAACCTTGAAACAATCCCCTGTGCCATAGCGCTATAGCCGGCCAGGGAAGAATTTTATTCCTTTTACAAGCCTGTATGTTATTATCACTCGGTGAAGGAGCTTCCCACATATCCAGCTTAGACAACGACTGATAATAAGAAAGGAACATCTTGAATAAACCTCGTATTCTGATTGTTGATGACCGACGCGATATTTATCTAAGCACGAGCTTTTGGTTGGAGGACAACGATTACTATCCGCTTGAAGCTAACAGTCCAGAACAGGCGCGTGAAATTCTTAAACAACATAGTATCGACCTCATTTTGCTAGACATGAACTATTCCCGTGATATTACCTCTGGGGAAGAAGGGATTGCATTTTTATCTTGGTTATCTAAATCAGAGTTTAATATCCCTGTGGTGGCAATGACCGCTTGGTCCAATGTAGACCTTGCCGTCAAAGCCATGCAGTTAGGAGCCGGGGATTTTATCGAAAAGCCTTGGGAAAACCAGCGCTTGTTGCAAATCATAAAGCATCAACTTGCCCTCTCTAATTTGCAAGATCAGAATCAGAAGTTGCAACAACGGCTGGAGCCTGTGGCTCAGCAAGATTATGTGTGGCGTTCCTCCTGCATGTTACAACTGATGAAGCAGATCAGCAATGTTGCGGGTACTGATGTGAATATTCTGCTCACAGGGGAAAATGGGACTGGTAAGAGTCTTTTGGCTGAAAAAATTCACTCTTTATCGCAGTATCACTCAGGTCCATTTATTTCAGTCAATATGGGGGCGATTGCTGAGAGTTTGTTTGAGAGTGAAATCTTTGGCCATAAAAAGGGGGCTTTTACCGATGCCAAGAGCAATCGCATAGGGCGAATTGGGTTGGCAAATAACGGCACCTTGTTTTTGGATGAAATTGCTAACATTCCACTTTCTCAGCAGGCAAAGTTGTTGCGGGTACTGGAGTCCGGACAATACGAAATGTTGGGGTCTAGCCATACACAACAAATGAATACGCGCATTATCAGCGCAACGAATGCAAATCTTAATAAGCAGATCAACAATGATGAGTTTCGAGAAGATTTATTTTATCGCTTAAATTCGCTGGAATTTAGAGTTCCTTCGTTGCGAGAGCGCGAACAGGATATTGTCCCGTTGGCCGAACACTTTATTCGTATTTACACAGACAAATACCAAAGGCCGCCTATCACCCTCAGTAGCCAAGCACAAGACATCTTATGTGTCTACGATTGGCCCGGTAATATTCGTGAGTTAAGTCACCTAATGGAGCGTGCGGTGTTGTTATCGCAGTCAACAGAAATTTCTTCTCAGGATTTATCAATGTTGGTACCGCGTTCTAAAGAAAGTGAGAAAGCGAATGAAACCATGACGATGATGACATTGGAACAGGCTGAACGTAAACTGATCAAGCAAGCTCTGGTGACTACCGAGAACAATATAACTCAAGCTGCAAAACTGTTAGGTTTAACCAAGTCTTCGTTATATCGACGTTTGGAAAAGTATGACGAAATCCAAAGATAAAACCCTCGAAGGCTTTATCACTTTCTGGCTCACGCTATTTTTCTCATTTTTTTTGATCCCAGTCTTCTCTTTCATGTGGTATTTAGAGCTATGGGCTTGGGAATTTGTACTCGTGACTAGCCTAATGGCTTTTGGCTACATAGTAGCCATTATCCGATTTCGTAACCGGATTATTTTAAGCTTTCACCGCGCACTGTTGCATATTGAATCGATTAGACAGGAAGACTATAAACAATTTGCCAAACCTGTATTTCCAAAGGGGACCGCGGGCAAATTTCATCTGCAACTGAAAAACCTCAGCAAAGATTTGTCAGAAAAAAAACAGCGCTATGATCAACATGCATTTTTGGTATATCAGTTAATTGATCAATTGGAGACACCAGTGATGGTATTTAACCAGAAAGATCAATTGACCTACGCCAATGGTGCATTTAGTCACCTTTATGAGACTCAACCATGGCAGCGGTATCGCTATGCCTCATCTAAGTTGTTGGGGGTGATTAAAACTGAAAATGGCTGGCAATTACAGCATAAAACCCAACAACAGTGGCAAATCAGCCAAAGTACCTTTATTGATGCTGGGAGAGCGCATCAGCTATTGATATTTACCAATATTGAGTCGGCTGTCAGGAGCAGCCAGGTCAAAGCCTGGCAACAAATGATCAGCGTTATGGGACATGAGATCCGAAACTCTCTTACGCCGGTTTCCACTATTGCAGGGAACTTATCCACGCGGACAGAAAATATGCGGGATAAGGAAGCATTGGCGCTTATCTCCGAACGTTGCTCGCTTTTGCAGGATTTTATCAACCGTTATGCTTCGCTGACTAAGCAGATCAACTTAAATTACGAGGAAATATCGGTTGTACAATTGGCTGAGCGGATTAAGCGGTTATTTACCCAAGTTGAACTTAAAGTTGTTATAAAATCTAAGTCGATTTGGGTTGATAAATCTATTATGGAACAGGTATTAATTAATCTCGTAAAGAATGCTCATGAAGCGGGAGCTCACAATATCACCTTGGATTTTCGTGAAGATAACAACAATACCACTATTAGAGCAATAGACGACGGACATGGATTTGCTAACCTGGAAAATCTATTTGTCCCTCTTTTTACAACTAAGCAGGAAGGGCAAGGTATTGGATTGAGTTTTTGTCGTAATATTATTGAGCAACACCAGGGCAGTATTAATTTAGTTAATAATTGCACTAAAGGCGTAACTGTTACCATAACACTGCCGCTAAAAACCCCAAAAGTTCGATAATAAATTGGCATTTTATCGCCTTTAAAAATAATGTTTGTGCAGAAATTGTGCTTTTTGTTTAATTACCCCATGATGTTTCTTTTTTCAGAGGGAGGATATCCCGGCCATTAAATCCGCTCTTTGAGGAGTTATGCTCTGAACTGTTCATGTTTGGCACGATTAAATGGAGAGCGAATCCACCAGGTATACCCTTACTTACTGCCAAGTGGCGTCTGCACGACTCGAAAACAGTGTGCTTGTTCTTGCAGCAAGAACTATTGCAGGTCTCAACGCAGCAAATAGAGAAATTCAGAAAGGTGATGCCGGGGGAAACCAACCCTAAGCTTTAATCTGTGAATGCGCATGTGGTATTAAGATAACCTTATCAGGAATAATTATTTTCCGCATCGGCTTTTCTGATGATAACTGAAATCCCCCACAAGTCACGGCAGTTGATATGAGCTGTTTTCTGCCGCGATAGACTCGGGAAATATTTTAAAAAATTTGGTGCTCGCGGGCGGCTTTTTTTGCCACATCATCATCACGCAAATCATAAATTTGTGTGGTGGCAATACTGGCATGACCTAAGAGCTTTGAAACGGTTTTAATATCTGTGCCGGAGGATAGTTGTTTGGTGGCAAAAGTGCGGCGTAAGTCATGAGGCTTAAAGCCGTCGATATTGCCGAGCAAGCCACGATTTTTTAAAATATAGTTCACTGCCGGTGGGGTCATCCCGGGCACACTCTGGAGAGACTTTTTACTGCTGAGTACAGGATCATCATATTTATTCATCCTGACAAACAGGGCACCGGCCTCGTTTCCTCTTAACTCTTGTAAATATTCCCGTAAATAGTCCGCCGTTAATTCTGAGTACCACACTCGGCGCTCTTTACTGCCCTTACCGGTAATAATAATCTCCCGCTGATTGAAATCTATCTGCTCAATATTAATGGCAACCGCTTCCGCACGGCGCAGGCCGCACGCTATCATAGTTAAAAACAAAGTAGCATCACGCAAACCAGCAAAAGAATTGTCATCACAGGCGCTAAGGAAATTTCGGATCTCTTCGCTGCTCAGTACCCGGTTGGCGACCACCTTGCTGGCCTTTAAATTTTTCACCAGCTTGATGCGGTCATAATTTTCATGGCTGATCTGCTTTTTCATAAAAGCATGTTTTACCGTCTGGCGCACCGCACACAAAATAGTATTGATGGTGGCAGGGGAGAGACCAAGCGTTTGAAACCGTCCGCGAATATAATAAACAATATCACTGTCTAATAACTCCCATCTGAACATCGCATGATCAGCCACGCCAAACAGCCGGGCAACATTATTCAAATGCGAACTCATGGTTTCCCGGCTTTGCTTGCTTTCCAGCGAAAGTAAATATTGAAATGAAGCGACATCGTTGAGCTTACGTTCAACTTGTACCATCAGCGGTTGATGCTGATGGTTTTGCTCCCGGGATATCACTGAGGACATAAGTGGCCTTTATCTTGTTCTGATTTATTTTCGCGGCTATTGGCTTTAA encodes:
- a CDS encoding sigma-54 dependent transcriptional regulator, with protein sequence MNKPRILIVDDRRDIYLSTSFWLEDNDYYPLEANSPEQAREILKQHSIDLILLDMNYSRDITSGEEGIAFLSWLSKSEFNIPVVAMTAWSNVDLAVKAMQLGAGDFIEKPWENQRLLQIIKHQLALSNLQDQNQKLQQRLEPVAQQDYVWRSSCMLQLMKQISNVAGTDVNILLTGENGTGKSLLAEKIHSLSQYHSGPFISVNMGAIAESLFESEIFGHKKGAFTDAKSNRIGRIGLANNGTLFLDEIANIPLSQQAKLLRVLESGQYEMLGSSHTQQMNTRIISATNANLNKQINNDEFREDLFYRLNSLEFRVPSLREREQDIVPLAEHFIRIYTDKYQRPPITLSSQAQDILCVYDWPGNIRELSHLMERAVLLSQSTEISSQDLSMLVPRSKESEKANETMTMMTLEQAERKLIKQALVTTENNITQAAKLLGLTKSSLYRRLEKYDEIQR
- a CDS encoding sensor histidine kinase, with amino-acid sequence MTKSKDKTLEGFITFWLTLFFSFFLIPVFSFMWYLELWAWEFVLVTSLMAFGYIVAIIRFRNRIILSFHRALLHIESIRQEDYKQFAKPVFPKGTAGKFHLQLKNLSKDLSEKKQRYDQHAFLVYQLIDQLETPVMVFNQKDQLTYANGAFSHLYETQPWQRYRYASSKLLGVIKTENGWQLQHKTQQQWQISQSTFIDAGRAHQLLIFTNIESAVRSSQVKAWQQMISVMGHEIRNSLTPVSTIAGNLSTRTENMRDKEALALISERCSLLQDFINRYASLTKQINLNYEEISVVQLAERIKRLFTQVELKVVIKSKSIWVDKSIMEQVLINLVKNAHEAGAHNITLDFREDNNNTTIRAIDDGHGFANLENLFVPLFTTKQEGQGIGLSFCRNIIEQHQGSINLVNNCTKGVTVTITLPLKTPKVR
- a CDS encoding tyrosine-type recombinase/integrase; translation: MSSVISREQNHQHQPLMVQVERKLNDVASFQYLLSLESKQSRETMSSHLNNVARLFGVADHAMFRWELLDSDIVYYIRGRFQTLGLSPATINTILCAVRQTVKHAFMKKQISHENYDRIKLVKNLKASKVVANRVLSSEEIRNFLSACDDNSFAGLRDATLFLTMIACGLRRAEAVAINIEQIDFNQREIIITGKGSKERRVWYSELTADYLREYLQELRGNEAGALFVRMNKYDDPVLSSKKSLQSVPGMTPPAVNYILKNRGLLGNIDGFKPHDLRRTFATKQLSSGTDIKTVSKLLGHASIATTQIYDLRDDDVAKKAAREHQIF